The DNA window AACTTAAAGTATATTGTTAGTAGTGCGTTGAAAGGATTGTTAGTGTTACAAGTCCCAATGAAAATCGTCAGCATCGGAAGGCATACTCACAGATTTGTTGCGCTCAAAGAGGATTTGCTGCTCGTTCTCCTCTCGGCACTCTTTAAGTGCCACACTAAGCTCATCGATTTCTTCCTCCAACAGCTTGACCTGGCAATAACGAGTATTAATAACTGTGTTTGTACAAAATGGCTAACTCTCACCTTAGCGTCCCGCTGCTTGACTTCATCTTTAGTCTTTTCCAGCTCAAATGAAACCTGCTTGCGGCTTTCTATGGCATCATCGCGTGATTTAAGGGCCTTTCGCTTCTCGGTAGTTTCTTCAGCCACTTGCTTTGATAAACGACTGACTTGGGTTTCCAGCGCCAGATTCTGCCCACTCCAGGACCCTTTGATGTCCGATAGCTGCAGATGAGCCTCTTCCAGGTGCTGCTCCAGCAGCTTGTGTTCCCTGATGAGAGCCTGCACTTGCTGCTCGGAATTCAGCTTGCCAAGCGACTCCATGCGCGACTCCTCcacgattttcatacgctTCTTCAGATGTCGATTCTCTTCCTGCACCGCCGCTAGTGTGGTGGTCAGAAGGTTCTTCTCCTGCTGTGACGAATGCCGCAGCTGTTCAAGTTCGTCGCGTAGATCCTCGGCCACGGATTCCATGGGACGCAGCCGTTCCAGCTCCTCGCTCAAGGACTCAATTTGCTGGCTCTGCTGGCGCATGTGGCCCATGCGATCCACAGATTCCTGCTCCCGGAAGCTGAGGAGGTTCTTCAGCTTGTCAATCTCGATTTGTTGCAGGTTCTGGATCTTCTCCTGCTCCTCGCAGTACATGTCCTTCTGCGTCTGGGCCACTCGCACGCTCTCCAGCAGAATCTCGTTGGTCTTGTCCACGCGCGTCTTCTCCTCCTGTAACTGCTGCAAACCCTGCGTGACGGTGGACAGTTTCGTGGTGAGCTCGTTGCACTGACTCCGCAGCTGGCACAGTTGCTCCGACTGCAAAGAGTACAGGTGTTTATCCGTTTTACCTGTGTATACACAAGTTGACTGTTTTTTCCTTACCTCATTGTAAAATGCGCCACCGCCCACATCATCAGCCGAGTTGGAATTAATGCTAACGCGGCGACTACGTAGcctgtagttgttgttgttgctgctggaatAACGCTGGTTGGCCGGGTGAACCACATCCTCGCCAGTTTCCtctttgattttgttttttagagtggcaaacatttttgctATTTCCGAGGGGAGCTTTTCTTCGACTGATGTTTTTCGCTGTGTGCTGCCCCCGACTGAAGTTGGTCTGGTTTTGGTTGGGGCTCTCGAAAACGTGCCCACGGAGCGTTTATAGCATGGCGCTATATCTGTGGCCGCAGTGTTCCAGTTGCTTATCAGGCAAATGCTAATTTTCGTAAACCGTCGATGTTGTTTACCATCGATAAGAATCGACTTTCCAGAAATGGAAATCGACACATAGCGTTGCCACCCCGCGGCGGCACTCTTTCTCACTCATGTGGCAATGGCAAGCCGGCGCTCGGCTGCATTTCGATAACAGACGCCAAAAACAGCTGTTTCAGCGCGCTCTATTTTCCAAATAGATCTAAAAACCCAAATTGTTAGCGTCCTTTGTGAAATtgttaaagaaataattttaaaatattgtactGAAAGCGCGACTTTAGAGGACTTCCAATGGACCAGTCTAAGCAGGTTTTGCGAGACTATTGCGGCGATGGCACTGGCACCTGCGCCTCGTCCTTGCGGGAAATCTCCTTGATTGAGACAGTGACCAGTTTCCTGGAGGAGAATGGCGCCTCGGAAATCGACAGAAGGGTGCTGCGCAAACTGGCGGAGGCCCTGTCCAAAAGTATAGATGAGTAAGTAAGACTGGCAGTAAAACACAATATTCTACCAATAAGACTTGATGCTTCATGTGCCCATCACAATTCGTTCCCCGCGAGTGCGCAGCAGATGAACACCAATTGACTTGCGATCGTGCCCACTGTGATCGGGAACTAACGCTCTCAGCTGGAGCTCTCCCAAATCCGAACGCTCGCCCCATAGGGGGTGGTGCACTCACAAACATTAAGATGCCGTGCTTCCATACCCACCCCAAGAATCGGAAGAGAGCAACGATAAACAT is part of the Drosophila biarmipes strain raj3 chromosome 2R, RU_DBia_V1.1, whole genome shotgun sequence genome and encodes:
- the LOC108029771 gene encoding golgin subfamily A member 1 produces the protein MFATLKNKIKEETGEDVVHPANQRYSSSNNNNYRLRSRRVSINSNSADDVGGGAFYNESEQLCQLRSQCNELTTKLSTVTQGLQQLQEEKTRVDKTNEILLESVRVAQTQKDMYCEEQEKIQNLQQIEIDKLKNLLSFREQESVDRMGHMRQQSQQIESLSEELERLRPMESVAEDLRDELEQLRHSSQQEKNLLTTTLAAVQEENRHLKKRMKIVEESRMESLGKLNSEQQVQALIREHKLLEQHLEEAHLQLSDIKGSWSGQNLALETQVSRLSKQVAEETTEKRKALKSRDDAIESRKQVSFELEKTKDEVKQRDAKVKLLEEEIDELSVALKECREENEQQILFERNKSQNLETELKDLKTRLTAADDRFTEYASNAEQVAQKLRTQATEKQEQLDETIMQLEIEREEKMTAILRNAEIAQSEDILRQQLRLERSEATDLQDRNNQLERDIFEARQTLQQISSTAQDNAQKLTEFEGVQLEIIEKNKTIKTLNQRLVDLKKTVQKEFRSAQISTDTETHPTTIPGLRISSSSPETFSPGEKGNCVIMDEVNFQYLKHVIVKFLTSREVEARHLVRAVSTLLQLTSEEEKLLHDTLNWKMSWFGMKPT